The Symphalangus syndactylus isolate Jambi chromosome 11, NHGRI_mSymSyn1-v2.1_pri, whole genome shotgun sequence genome contains a region encoding:
- the LAT gene encoding linker for activation of T-cells family member 1 isoform X4: MEEAILVPCVLGLLLLPILAMLMALCVHCHRLPGSYDSASSDSLYPRGIQIKRPHTVAPWPPAYPPATSYLPLSQPDLLPIPSPQPLGGSHRTPSSRRDSDGANSVASYENEEPACEDADEDEDEDDYHNPGYLVVLPDSTPAASTAAPSAPALSTPGIRDSAFSMESIDDYVNVPESGESAEASLDGSREYVNVSQELHPGAAKTEPATLSSQEAEEVEEEGAPDYENLQELN; the protein is encoded by the exons ATGGAGGAGGCCATCCTGGTCCCCTGCGTGCTGGGGCTCCTGCTGCTGCCCATCCTGGCCATGTTGATGGCACTGTGTGTGCACTGCCACAGACTGCCAG GCTCCTACGACAGCGCATCCTCAGATAG TTTGTATCCAAGGGGCATCCAGATCAAACGGCCTC ACACGGTTGCCCCCTGGCCACCTGCCTACCCGCCTGCCACTTCCTACCTACCCCTGAGCCAGCCAGACCTGCTCCCCATCCC ATCCCCGCAGCCCCTCGGGGGCTCCCACCGGACGCCATCTTCCCGGCGGGATTCTGATGGTG CCAACAGTGTGGCGAGCTACGAGAACGAGG AACCAGCCTGTGAGGATGcggatgaggatgaggatgaggacGACTATCACAACCCAGGCTACCT AGTGGTGCTTCCCGACAGCACCCCGGCCGCTAGCACTGCTGCCCCATCAGCTCCTGCACTCAGCACACCTGGCATCCGAGACAGTGCCTTCTCCA TGGAGTCCATTGATGATTACGTGAACGTTCCGGAGAGCGGGGAGAGCGCAGAAGCGTCTCTGG ATGGCAGCCGGGAGTATGTGAATGTGTCCCAGGAACTGCATCCTGGAGCGGCTAAGACTGAGCCTG CCACCCTGagttcccaggaggcagaggaagtaGAGGAAGAGGGGGCTCCAGATTACGAGAATCTGCAAGAGCTGAACTGA
- the SPNS1 gene encoding protein spinster homolog 1 isoform X3 has product MDRFTVAGVLPDIEQFFNIGDSSSGLIQTVFISSYMVLAPVFGYLGDRYNRKYLMCGGIAFWSLVTLGSSFIPGEHFWLLLLTRGLVGVGEASYSTIAPTLIADLFVADQRSRMLSIFYFAIPVGSGLGYIAGSKVKDMAGDWHWALRVTPGLGVVAVLLLFLVVREPPRGAVERHSDLPPLNPTSWWADLRALARNPSFVLSSLGFTAVAFVTGSLALWAPAFLLRSRVVLGETPPCLPGDSCSSSDSLIFGLITCLTGVLGVGLGVEISRRLRHSNPRADPLVCAAGLLGSAPFLFLSLACARGSIVATYIFIFIGETLLSMNWAVVADILLYVVIPTRRSTAEAFQIVLSHLLGDAGSPYLIGLISDRLRRNWPPSFLSEFRALQFSLMLCAFVGALGGAAFLGTAIFIEGDRRRAQLHVQGLLHEAGSTDDRIVVPQRGRSTRVPVASVLI; this is encoded by the exons ATGGACCGCTTCACCGTGGCTG GCGTCCTTCCCGACATCGAGCAGTTCTTCAACATCGGGGACAGTAGCTCTGGGCTCATCCAGACCG TGTTCATCTCCAGTTACATGGTGTTGGCACCTGTGTTTggctacctgggtgacaggtacAATCGGAAGTATCTCATGTGCGGGGGCATTGCCTTCTGGTCCCTGGTGACACTGGGGTCATCCTTCATCCCCGGAGAG CATTTCTGGCTGCTCCTCCTGACCCGGGGCCTGGTGGGGGTCGGGGAGGCCAGTTATTCCACCATTGCGCCCACTCTCATTGCCGACCTCTTTGTGGCCGACCAGCGGAGCCGGATGCTCAGCATCTTCTACTTTGCCATTCCAGTGGGCAG TGGTCTGGGCTACATTGCAGGCTCCAAAGTGAAAGATATGGCTGGAGACTGGCACTGGGCTCTGAGG gtgacACCAGGTCTAGGAGTGGTGGCCGTTCTGCTGCTGTTCCTGGTAGTGCGGGAGCCGCCAAGGGGAGCCGTGGAGCGCCACTCAGATTTGCCACCCCTGAACCCCACCTCATGGTGGGCAGATCTGAGGGCTCTGGCAAGAAA TCCTAGTTTCGTCCTGTCTTCCCTGGGCTTCACTGCTGTGGCCTTTGTCACGGGCTCCCTGGCTCTGTGGGCTCCGGCATTCCTGCTGCGTTCCCGCGTGGTCCTCGGGGAGACCCCACCCTGCCTTCCCGGAGACTCCTGCTCTTCCTCTGACAG TCTCATCTTTGGACTCATCACCTGCCTGACTGGAGTCCTGGGTGTGGGCCTGGGCGTGGAGATCAGCCGCCGGCTCCGCCACTCCAACCCCCGGGCCGATCCCCTGGTCTGTGCTGCTGGCCTCCTGGGCTCTGCACCCTTCCTCTTCCTGTCCCTTGCCTGCGCCCGTGGTAGCATCGTGGCCACTTAT ATTTTCATCTTCATTGGAGAGACCCTCCTGTCCATGAACTGGGCTGTTGTGGCCGACATTCTGCTG TACGTGGTGATCCCTACCCGACGCTCCACCGCCGAGGCCTTCCAGATCGTGCTGTCCCACCTGCTGGGCGACGCTGGGAGCCCCTACCTCATTGGCCTG ATCTCTGACCGCCTGCGCCGGAACTGGCCCCCCTCCTTCTTGTCCGAGTTCCGGGCTCTGCAGTTCTCGCTCATGCTCTGCGCGTTTGTCGGGGCACTGGGCGGCGCAGCCTTCCTGGGCACCGCCATCTTCATTGAGGGCGACCGCCGACGGGCGCAGCTGCACGTGCAGG GCCTGCTGCACGAAGCAGGGTCCACAGACGACCGGATTGTGGTGCCCCAGCGGGGCCGCTCCACCCGCGTGCCCGTGGCCAGCGTGCTCATCTGA
- the LAT gene encoding linker for activation of T-cells family member 1 isoform X2 has translation MEEAILVPCVLGLLLLPILAMLMALCVHCHRLPGSYDSASSDSLYPRGIQIKRPHTVAPWPPAYPPATSYLPLSQPDLLPIPSPQPLGGSHRTPSSRRDSDGANSVASYENEGASGIRGAQAGWGGWGLSWARLTPVSLPPEPACEDADEDEDEDDYHNPGYLVVLPDSTPAASTAAPSAPALSTPGIRDSAFSMESIDDYVNVPESGESAEASLDGSREYVNVSQELHPGAAKTEPATLSSQEAEEVEEEGAPDYENLQELN, from the exons ATGGAGGAGGCCATCCTGGTCCCCTGCGTGCTGGGGCTCCTGCTGCTGCCCATCCTGGCCATGTTGATGGCACTGTGTGTGCACTGCCACAGACTGCCAG GCTCCTACGACAGCGCATCCTCAGATAG TTTGTATCCAAGGGGCATCCAGATCAAACGGCCTC ACACGGTTGCCCCCTGGCCACCTGCCTACCCGCCTGCCACTTCCTACCTACCCCTGAGCCAGCCAGACCTGCTCCCCATCCC ATCCCCGCAGCCCCTCGGGGGCTCCCACCGGACGCCATCTTCCCGGCGGGATTCTGATGGTG CCAACAGTGTGGCGAGCTACGAGAACGAGGGTGCGTCTGGGATCCGAGGTGCCCAGGCTGGGTGGGGAGGCTGGGGTCTGTCCTGGGCTAGGCTGACTCCTGTGTCGTTACCCCCAGAACCAGCCTGTGAGGATGcggatgaggatgaggatgaggacGACTATCACAACCCAGGCTACCT AGTGGTGCTTCCCGACAGCACCCCGGCCGCTAGCACTGCTGCCCCATCAGCTCCTGCACTCAGCACACCTGGCATCCGAGACAGTGCCTTCTCCA TGGAGTCCATTGATGATTACGTGAACGTTCCGGAGAGCGGGGAGAGCGCAGAAGCGTCTCTGG ATGGCAGCCGGGAGTATGTGAATGTGTCCCAGGAACTGCATCCTGGAGCGGCTAAGACTGAGCCTG CCACCCTGagttcccaggaggcagaggaagtaGAGGAAGAGGGGGCTCCAGATTACGAGAATCTGCAAGAGCTGAACTGA
- the SPNS1 gene encoding protein spinster homolog 1 isoform X2: MTCEPGRNAQEASVVRWQVTCRGLAHGGPPPPPWLLRHMTGFKQHGGCRGAAPGLSDSKCSGLLPRADDPDDGPVPGTPGLPGSTGNPKSEEPEVPDQEGLQRITGLSPGRSALIVAVLCYINLLNYMDRFTVAGVLPDIEQFFNIGDSSSGLIQTVFISSYMVLAPVFGYLGDRYNRKYLMCGGIAFWSLVTLGSSFIPGEHFWLLLLTRGLVGVGEASYSTIAPTLIADLFVADQRSRMLSIFYFAIPVGSGLGYIAGSKVKDMAGDWHWALRVTPGLGVVAVLLLFLVVREPPRGAVERHSDLPPLNPTSWWADLRALARNPSFVLSSLGFTAVAFVTGSLALWAPAFLLRSRVVLGETPPCLPGDSCSSSDSLIFGLITCLTGVLGVGLGVEISRRLRHSNPRADPLVCAAGLLGSAPFLFLSLACARGSIVATYIFIFIGETLLSMNWAVVADILLYVVIPTRRSTAEAFQIVLSHLLGDAGSPYLIGLISDRLRRNWPPSFLSEFRALQFSLMLCAFVGALGGAAFLGTAIFIEGDRRRAQLHVQGLLHEAGSTDDRIVVPQRGRSTRVPVASVLI; the protein is encoded by the exons ATGACGTGTGAGCCCGGGCGGAACGCCCAAGAGGCTTCCGTAGTCAGGTGGCAGGTCACGTGTCGAGGGCTTGCCCACGGGGGACCCCCCCCTCCACCCTGGCTCCTGCGTCACATGACCGGCTTTAAGCAACATGGCGGCTGCCGTGGTGCAGCGCCCGGGCTGAGCGACAGCAAGTGCAGCGGGCTCCTACCCCGG GCGGATGACCCGGACGACGGGCCAGTGCCTGGCACCCCGGGGTTGCCAGGGTCCACGGGGAACCCGAAGTCCGAGGAGCCTGAGGTCCCGGACCAGGAGGGGCTGCAGCGCATCACCGGCTTGTCTCCCGGCCGTTCGGCTCTCATAGTGGCGGTGCTGTGCTACATCAATCTCCTGAACTACATGGACCGCTTCACCGTGGCTG GCGTCCTTCCCGACATCGAGCAGTTCTTCAACATCGGGGACAGTAGCTCTGGGCTCATCCAGACCG TGTTCATCTCCAGTTACATGGTGTTGGCACCTGTGTTTggctacctgggtgacaggtacAATCGGAAGTATCTCATGTGCGGGGGCATTGCCTTCTGGTCCCTGGTGACACTGGGGTCATCCTTCATCCCCGGAGAG CATTTCTGGCTGCTCCTCCTGACCCGGGGCCTGGTGGGGGTCGGGGAGGCCAGTTATTCCACCATTGCGCCCACTCTCATTGCCGACCTCTTTGTGGCCGACCAGCGGAGCCGGATGCTCAGCATCTTCTACTTTGCCATTCCAGTGGGCAG TGGTCTGGGCTACATTGCAGGCTCCAAAGTGAAAGATATGGCTGGAGACTGGCACTGGGCTCTGAGG gtgacACCAGGTCTAGGAGTGGTGGCCGTTCTGCTGCTGTTCCTGGTAGTGCGGGAGCCGCCAAGGGGAGCCGTGGAGCGCCACTCAGATTTGCCACCCCTGAACCCCACCTCATGGTGGGCAGATCTGAGGGCTCTGGCAAGAAA TCCTAGTTTCGTCCTGTCTTCCCTGGGCTTCACTGCTGTGGCCTTTGTCACGGGCTCCCTGGCTCTGTGGGCTCCGGCATTCCTGCTGCGTTCCCGCGTGGTCCTCGGGGAGACCCCACCCTGCCTTCCCGGAGACTCCTGCTCTTCCTCTGACAG TCTCATCTTTGGACTCATCACCTGCCTGACTGGAGTCCTGGGTGTGGGCCTGGGCGTGGAGATCAGCCGCCGGCTCCGCCACTCCAACCCCCGGGCCGATCCCCTGGTCTGTGCTGCTGGCCTCCTGGGCTCTGCACCCTTCCTCTTCCTGTCCCTTGCCTGCGCCCGTGGTAGCATCGTGGCCACTTAT ATTTTCATCTTCATTGGAGAGACCCTCCTGTCCATGAACTGGGCTGTTGTGGCCGACATTCTGCTG TACGTGGTGATCCCTACCCGACGCTCCACCGCCGAGGCCTTCCAGATCGTGCTGTCCCACCTGCTGGGCGACGCTGGGAGCCCCTACCTCATTGGCCTG ATCTCTGACCGCCTGCGCCGGAACTGGCCCCCCTCCTTCTTGTCCGAGTTCCGGGCTCTGCAGTTCTCGCTCATGCTCTGCGCGTTTGTCGGGGCACTGGGCGGCGCAGCCTTCCTGGGCACCGCCATCTTCATTGAGGGCGACCGCCGACGGGCGCAGCTGCACGTGCAGG GCCTGCTGCACGAAGCAGGGTCCACAGACGACCGGATTGTGGTGCCCCAGCGGGGCCGCTCCACCCGCGTGCCCGTGGCCAGCGTGCTCATCTGA
- the LAT gene encoding linker for activation of T-cells family member 1 isoform X3 encodes MEEAILVPCVLGLLLLPILAMLMALCVHCHRLPGSYDSASSDSLYPRGIQIKRPHTVAPWPPAYPPATSYLPLSQPDLLPIPRSPQPLGGSHRTPSSRRDSDGANSVASYENEEPACEDADEDEDEDDYHNPGYLVVLPDSTPAASTAAPSAPALSTPGIRDSAFSMESIDDYVNVPESGESAEASLDGSREYVNVSQELHPGAAKTEPATLSSQEAEEVEEEGAPDYENLQELN; translated from the exons ATGGAGGAGGCCATCCTGGTCCCCTGCGTGCTGGGGCTCCTGCTGCTGCCCATCCTGGCCATGTTGATGGCACTGTGTGTGCACTGCCACAGACTGCCAG GCTCCTACGACAGCGCATCCTCAGATAG TTTGTATCCAAGGGGCATCCAGATCAAACGGCCTC ACACGGTTGCCCCCTGGCCACCTGCCTACCCGCCTGCCACTTCCTACCTACCCCTGAGCCAGCCAGACCTGCTCCCCATCCC AAGATCCCCGCAGCCCCTCGGGGGCTCCCACCGGACGCCATCTTCCCGGCGGGATTCTGATGGTG CCAACAGTGTGGCGAGCTACGAGAACGAGG AACCAGCCTGTGAGGATGcggatgaggatgaggatgaggacGACTATCACAACCCAGGCTACCT AGTGGTGCTTCCCGACAGCACCCCGGCCGCTAGCACTGCTGCCCCATCAGCTCCTGCACTCAGCACACCTGGCATCCGAGACAGTGCCTTCTCCA TGGAGTCCATTGATGATTACGTGAACGTTCCGGAGAGCGGGGAGAGCGCAGAAGCGTCTCTGG ATGGCAGCCGGGAGTATGTGAATGTGTCCCAGGAACTGCATCCTGGAGCGGCTAAGACTGAGCCTG CCACCCTGagttcccaggaggcagaggaagtaGAGGAAGAGGGGGCTCCAGATTACGAGAATCTGCAAGAGCTGAACTGA
- the LAT gene encoding linker for activation of T-cells family member 1 isoform X1, with product MEEAILVPCVLGLLLLPILAMLMALCVHCHRLPGSYDSASSDSLYPRGIQIKRPHTVAPWPPAYPPATSYLPLSQPDLLPIPRSPQPLGGSHRTPSSRRDSDGANSVASYENEGASGIRGAQAGWGGWGLSWARLTPVSLPPEPACEDADEDEDEDDYHNPGYLVVLPDSTPAASTAAPSAPALSTPGIRDSAFSMESIDDYVNVPESGESAEASLDGSREYVNVSQELHPGAAKTEPATLSSQEAEEVEEEGAPDYENLQELN from the exons ATGGAGGAGGCCATCCTGGTCCCCTGCGTGCTGGGGCTCCTGCTGCTGCCCATCCTGGCCATGTTGATGGCACTGTGTGTGCACTGCCACAGACTGCCAG GCTCCTACGACAGCGCATCCTCAGATAG TTTGTATCCAAGGGGCATCCAGATCAAACGGCCTC ACACGGTTGCCCCCTGGCCACCTGCCTACCCGCCTGCCACTTCCTACCTACCCCTGAGCCAGCCAGACCTGCTCCCCATCCC AAGATCCCCGCAGCCCCTCGGGGGCTCCCACCGGACGCCATCTTCCCGGCGGGATTCTGATGGTG CCAACAGTGTGGCGAGCTACGAGAACGAGGGTGCGTCTGGGATCCGAGGTGCCCAGGCTGGGTGGGGAGGCTGGGGTCTGTCCTGGGCTAGGCTGACTCCTGTGTCGTTACCCCCAGAACCAGCCTGTGAGGATGcggatgaggatgaggatgaggacGACTATCACAACCCAGGCTACCT AGTGGTGCTTCCCGACAGCACCCCGGCCGCTAGCACTGCTGCCCCATCAGCTCCTGCACTCAGCACACCTGGCATCCGAGACAGTGCCTTCTCCA TGGAGTCCATTGATGATTACGTGAACGTTCCGGAGAGCGGGGAGAGCGCAGAAGCGTCTCTGG ATGGCAGCCGGGAGTATGTGAATGTGTCCCAGGAACTGCATCCTGGAGCGGCTAAGACTGAGCCTG CCACCCTGagttcccaggaggcagaggaagtaGAGGAAGAGGGGGCTCCAGATTACGAGAATCTGCAAGAGCTGAACTGA
- the SPNS1 gene encoding protein spinster homolog 1 isoform X1, translating into MTCEPGRNAQEASVVRWQVTCRGLAHGGPPPPPWLLRHMTGFKQHGGCRGAAPGLSDSKCSGLLPRVGSSVGPERGRARPPGTMAGSDTAPFLSQADDPDDGPVPGTPGLPGSTGNPKSEEPEVPDQEGLQRITGLSPGRSALIVAVLCYINLLNYMDRFTVAGVLPDIEQFFNIGDSSSGLIQTVFISSYMVLAPVFGYLGDRYNRKYLMCGGIAFWSLVTLGSSFIPGEHFWLLLLTRGLVGVGEASYSTIAPTLIADLFVADQRSRMLSIFYFAIPVGSGLGYIAGSKVKDMAGDWHWALRVTPGLGVVAVLLLFLVVREPPRGAVERHSDLPPLNPTSWWADLRALARNPSFVLSSLGFTAVAFVTGSLALWAPAFLLRSRVVLGETPPCLPGDSCSSSDSLIFGLITCLTGVLGVGLGVEISRRLRHSNPRADPLVCAAGLLGSAPFLFLSLACARGSIVATYIFIFIGETLLSMNWAVVADILLYVVIPTRRSTAEAFQIVLSHLLGDAGSPYLIGLISDRLRRNWPPSFLSEFRALQFSLMLCAFVGALGGAAFLGTAIFIEGDRRRAQLHVQGLLHEAGSTDDRIVVPQRGRSTRVPVASVLI; encoded by the exons ATGACGTGTGAGCCCGGGCGGAACGCCCAAGAGGCTTCCGTAGTCAGGTGGCAGGTCACGTGTCGAGGGCTTGCCCACGGGGGACCCCCCCCTCCACCCTGGCTCCTGCGTCACATGACCGGCTTTAAGCAACATGGCGGCTGCCGTGGTGCAGCGCCCGGGCTGAGCGACAGCAAGTGCAGCGGGCTCCTACCCCGG GTGGGATCGTCGGTGGGACCGGAGCGCGGGCGGGCGCGGCCCCCCGGGACCATGGCCGGGTCCGACACCGCGCCCTTCCTCAGCCAGGCGGATGACCCGGACGACGGGCCAGTGCCTGGCACCCCGGGGTTGCCAGGGTCCACGGGGAACCCGAAGTCCGAGGAGCCTGAGGTCCCGGACCAGGAGGGGCTGCAGCGCATCACCGGCTTGTCTCCCGGCCGTTCGGCTCTCATAGTGGCGGTGCTGTGCTACATCAATCTCCTGAACTACATGGACCGCTTCACCGTGGCTG GCGTCCTTCCCGACATCGAGCAGTTCTTCAACATCGGGGACAGTAGCTCTGGGCTCATCCAGACCG TGTTCATCTCCAGTTACATGGTGTTGGCACCTGTGTTTggctacctgggtgacaggtacAATCGGAAGTATCTCATGTGCGGGGGCATTGCCTTCTGGTCCCTGGTGACACTGGGGTCATCCTTCATCCCCGGAGAG CATTTCTGGCTGCTCCTCCTGACCCGGGGCCTGGTGGGGGTCGGGGAGGCCAGTTATTCCACCATTGCGCCCACTCTCATTGCCGACCTCTTTGTGGCCGACCAGCGGAGCCGGATGCTCAGCATCTTCTACTTTGCCATTCCAGTGGGCAG TGGTCTGGGCTACATTGCAGGCTCCAAAGTGAAAGATATGGCTGGAGACTGGCACTGGGCTCTGAGG gtgacACCAGGTCTAGGAGTGGTGGCCGTTCTGCTGCTGTTCCTGGTAGTGCGGGAGCCGCCAAGGGGAGCCGTGGAGCGCCACTCAGATTTGCCACCCCTGAACCCCACCTCATGGTGGGCAGATCTGAGGGCTCTGGCAAGAAA TCCTAGTTTCGTCCTGTCTTCCCTGGGCTTCACTGCTGTGGCCTTTGTCACGGGCTCCCTGGCTCTGTGGGCTCCGGCATTCCTGCTGCGTTCCCGCGTGGTCCTCGGGGAGACCCCACCCTGCCTTCCCGGAGACTCCTGCTCTTCCTCTGACAG TCTCATCTTTGGACTCATCACCTGCCTGACTGGAGTCCTGGGTGTGGGCCTGGGCGTGGAGATCAGCCGCCGGCTCCGCCACTCCAACCCCCGGGCCGATCCCCTGGTCTGTGCTGCTGGCCTCCTGGGCTCTGCACCCTTCCTCTTCCTGTCCCTTGCCTGCGCCCGTGGTAGCATCGTGGCCACTTAT ATTTTCATCTTCATTGGAGAGACCCTCCTGTCCATGAACTGGGCTGTTGTGGCCGACATTCTGCTG TACGTGGTGATCCCTACCCGACGCTCCACCGCCGAGGCCTTCCAGATCGTGCTGTCCCACCTGCTGGGCGACGCTGGGAGCCCCTACCTCATTGGCCTG ATCTCTGACCGCCTGCGCCGGAACTGGCCCCCCTCCTTCTTGTCCGAGTTCCGGGCTCTGCAGTTCTCGCTCATGCTCTGCGCGTTTGTCGGGGCACTGGGCGGCGCAGCCTTCCTGGGCACCGCCATCTTCATTGAGGGCGACCGCCGACGGGCGCAGCTGCACGTGCAGG GCCTGCTGCACGAAGCAGGGTCCACAGACGACCGGATTGTGGTGCCCCAGCGGGGCCGCTCCACCCGCGTGCCCGTGGCCAGCGTGCTCATCTGA
- the LAT gene encoding linker for activation of T-cells family member 1 isoform X5, with product MEEAILVPCVLGLLLLPILAMLMALCVHCHRLPGSYDSASSDSLYPRGIQIKRPHTVAPWPPAYPPATSYLPLSQPDLLPIPRSPQPLGGSHRTPSSRRDSDGANSVASYENEEPACEDADEDEDEDDYHNPGYLVVLPDSTPAASTAAPSAPALSTPGIRDSAFSTLLCDRPYFTEEKTEAQRGKVPWLRLCGWLVLELGLNQPVFKNKQETHKRTKQAGHGGSRL from the exons ATGGAGGAGGCCATCCTGGTCCCCTGCGTGCTGGGGCTCCTGCTGCTGCCCATCCTGGCCATGTTGATGGCACTGTGTGTGCACTGCCACAGACTGCCAG GCTCCTACGACAGCGCATCCTCAGATAG TTTGTATCCAAGGGGCATCCAGATCAAACGGCCTC ACACGGTTGCCCCCTGGCCACCTGCCTACCCGCCTGCCACTTCCTACCTACCCCTGAGCCAGCCAGACCTGCTCCCCATCCC AAGATCCCCGCAGCCCCTCGGGGGCTCCCACCGGACGCCATCTTCCCGGCGGGATTCTGATGGTG CCAACAGTGTGGCGAGCTACGAGAACGAGG AACCAGCCTGTGAGGATGcggatgaggatgaggatgaggacGACTATCACAACCCAGGCTACCT AGTGGTGCTTCCCGACAGCACCCCGGCCGCTAGCACTGCTGCCCCATCAGCTCCTGCACTCAGCACACCTGGCATCCGAGACAGTGCCTTCTCCA CACTGCTGTGTGACAGGccctattttacagaggagaaaactgaggcacagagaggtaaggTCCCTTGGCTGAGGTTATGTGGTTGGTTAGTGCTGGAGCTGGGATTGAACCAGCCAgtcttcaaaaacaaacaagaaacacatAAGAGAaccaaacaggctgggcacggtggctcacgcctgtaa